From a single Streptomyces misionensis genomic region:
- a CDS encoding universal stress protein: protein MTRTVTAGLDGSPESRAAVEWAAREAALRDLPLKILHVREPETGGDADERAAAEAWARTVRDCAEGLRLRHPRIEVVTDQVTGEPARALAEAADGSELLALGSRGLGRFGGFLIGSAGLSVIARTMRPVVLVRAGEQAADEHQPDPSGVPSAATPFLPVVLGLDIDDPEGPCQALLEFAFDTAARRGAAVRVVHAWTPPPYAAYGIPAEPPVVPSYGRRASALLTEVLRPWRQKYPDVEVSEASRAGNAAPVLVEAARGASLVVVGRRVRTSPFGIHIGHVTHAVLHHVGAPVAVVAHA, encoded by the coding sequence ATGACCCGAACCGTCACCGCCGGCCTCGACGGCTCGCCCGAGAGCCGGGCCGCCGTCGAATGGGCGGCGCGCGAGGCGGCCCTGCGCGACCTGCCGTTGAAGATCCTGCACGTGCGGGAGCCGGAGACCGGCGGGGACGCGGACGAGCGCGCGGCGGCCGAGGCGTGGGCCCGGACCGTGCGCGACTGCGCGGAGGGCCTGCGGCTGCGCCACCCCCGCATCGAGGTGGTCACCGACCAGGTCACCGGCGAACCGGCCCGCGCCCTGGCCGAGGCCGCCGACGGTTCGGAGCTGCTGGCCCTGGGCTCCCGCGGCCTCGGCCGGTTCGGCGGCTTCCTGATCGGCTCGGCCGGACTGTCCGTCATCGCCCGCACCATGCGTCCGGTGGTGCTGGTCCGCGCGGGTGAACAGGCCGCCGACGAGCACCAGCCGGACCCCTCGGGCGTCCCGTCCGCCGCGACCCCCTTCCTGCCCGTCGTCCTCGGCCTCGACATCGACGACCCCGAGGGGCCCTGCCAGGCGCTGCTGGAGTTCGCCTTCGACACCGCCGCGCGCCGCGGTGCCGCGGTGCGGGTCGTGCACGCCTGGACCCCGCCGCCGTACGCCGCGTACGGCATCCCCGCCGAACCGCCCGTGGTGCCCTCCTACGGACGCCGGGCCTCGGCCCTGCTCACCGAGGTGCTGCGGCCCTGGCGGCAGAAGTATCCGGACGTCGAGGTGAGCGAGGCGAGCCGGGCCGGCAACGCCGCGCCGGTCCTGGTCGAGGCCGCCCGCGGAGCCTCCCTCGTGGTCGTCGGCCGACGGGTGCGCACCAGCCCCTTCGGCATCCACATCGGCCATGTCACCCACGCCGTCCTGCACCACGTCGGCGCCCCCGTGGCCGTCGTCGCGCACGCCTGA
- a CDS encoding CBS domain-containing protein → MYGTPHTVSDVMTTTVAAVGRRAPFKELVEMMQDWQVSAVPVIEGEGRVVGVVSEADLLPKEELRDDPSDDYRRLRPRSDLAKGEAITAGDLMSSPAVTVRADATLAEAARTMARARVKRLPVVDETGMLEGVVSRADLLKVFLRGDREIQEEVRREIVTPLFPPPDSAVELRVEDGVVTVLGRVRDTSLVPVAARLVRAVEGVVDVRFDLAAGQRAAHV, encoded by the coding sequence ATGTACGGCACCCCGCACACCGTCAGCGATGTCATGACGACCACCGTCGCCGCCGTCGGCCGGCGGGCCCCCTTCAAGGAGCTCGTGGAGATGATGCAGGACTGGCAGGTCAGCGCCGTACCCGTGATCGAGGGCGAGGGGCGGGTGGTCGGGGTGGTCTCCGAGGCGGATCTGCTGCCCAAGGAGGAGCTGCGGGACGACCCGTCGGACGACTACCGGCGGCTGCGGCCCCGGTCCGACCTGGCGAAGGGCGAGGCGATCACCGCGGGAGACCTGATGTCCTCCCCCGCGGTCACCGTCCGGGCGGACGCGACGCTCGCCGAGGCCGCGCGGACCATGGCCCGGGCGCGGGTCAAGCGGCTGCCCGTGGTGGACGAGACCGGCATGCTGGAGGGCGTGGTGAGCCGCGCCGACCTGCTGAAGGTCTTCCTGCGCGGGGACCGGGAGATCCAGGAGGAGGTACGGCGCGAGATCGTGACGCCGCTCTTCCCGCCGCCGGACTCGGCCGTGGAACTGCGAGTGGAGGACGGTGTGGTGACGGTGCTCGGCCGGGTCCGGGACACCTCCCTGGTGCCCGTGGCCGCCCGGCTGGTGCGTGCGGTCGAGGGCGTCGTGGACGTGCGCTTCGACCTGGCGGCCGGTCAGCGGGCGGCGCACGTCTGA
- a CDS encoding response regulator, whose protein sequence is MTETRTFTAQDPIRVFLLDDHEVVRRGLADLLDAEPDISVVGDADTAAHALVRGPALRPHVAVLDVRLPDGDGISVCRELRDRMPELACLMLTSFDDEDALLDAIMAGASGYVLKQIKGSDLVSAVRTVASGQSMLDPETTARLMRSLRADPEETPSLPPELASLSPRERDILALIGDGLTNREIGRKLYLSEKTVKNHISRLLAKLGVQRRVQAAVLASQLEPRDAKEHSAR, encoded by the coding sequence ATGACCGAGACACGCACCTTCACGGCACAGGACCCGATCCGGGTGTTCCTCCTGGACGACCACGAGGTGGTCCGGCGCGGCCTGGCCGACCTGCTCGACGCCGAACCGGACATCTCCGTCGTCGGCGACGCCGACACCGCCGCGCACGCGCTGGTCCGGGGCCCCGCGCTGCGCCCGCACGTCGCCGTGCTCGACGTCCGGCTGCCCGACGGGGACGGCATCTCGGTCTGCCGCGAGCTGCGCGACCGGATGCCGGAGCTGGCGTGTCTGATGCTGACCTCGTTCGACGACGAGGACGCCCTGCTGGACGCGATCATGGCCGGTGCCTCCGGCTATGTGCTCAAGCAGATCAAGGGGTCCGACCTGGTCTCCGCGGTGCGCACGGTCGCCTCCGGCCAGTCGATGCTGGACCCGGAGACGACGGCCCGGCTGATGCGTTCGCTGCGGGCCGACCCCGAGGAGACGCCGTCGCTGCCGCCGGAGCTGGCGAGCCTGTCGCCGCGGGAGCGGGACATCCTGGCGCTGATCGGGGACGGCCTGACCAACCGTGAGATCGGCCGGAAGCTGTACCTGTCGGAGAAGACGGTCAAGAACCACATCTCGCGGCTGCTGGCCAAGCTCGGGGTGCAGCGGCGCGTCCAGGCCGCCGTGCTCGCCTCCCAGCTGGAGCCGCGGGACGCGAAGGAACACTCCGCGCGCTGA
- a CDS encoding universal stress protein yields MPLPLVVGVDGSEDGLVAVDWATDEAVRLGLPLRIVHASLWERYEDRLPSLGGERPAPRVMAEHIVASAAERAGRRAPDLEVDSAVLADDPVAALLAEGDNATAVVTGSRGRGGLKSLLLGSVALAVAGRACGPVIVVRGDRAGVEGTHDRVLLGVGEPGAAGTAAGFALREAAARRCVLDAVRAWRRPGAPAATERDDEEEAAAAIDELLGPAPAGHPGVRVSRTVLEGPPGKVLLHRSAAADLLVLGVRREHGRHGLQLGRVTHRLLHHALCPVAVVPQLP; encoded by the coding sequence ATGCCTCTGCCCCTGGTCGTGGGCGTCGACGGCTCCGAGGACGGCCTGGTGGCGGTGGACTGGGCGACCGACGAGGCGGTCCGGCTCGGGCTGCCGCTGAGGATCGTGCACGCCTCGCTCTGGGAGCGGTACGAGGACCGGCTCCCGTCGCTCGGCGGCGAGCGGCCCGCCCCGCGGGTGATGGCCGAACACATCGTGGCCTCGGCGGCCGAACGGGCGGGGCGGCGCGCCCCGGACCTGGAGGTCGATTCCGCCGTCCTGGCCGACGATCCGGTGGCCGCGCTGCTCGCCGAGGGCGACAACGCCACCGCGGTGGTCACCGGAAGCCGGGGCCGGGGCGGGCTGAAGAGCCTGCTCCTCGGGTCGGTCGCCCTGGCCGTGGCCGGGCGGGCCTGCGGACCGGTGATCGTGGTCCGCGGCGACAGGGCCGGGGTCGAGGGCACGCACGACCGGGTGCTGCTCGGCGTCGGCGAGCCCGGCGCCGCCGGAACGGCCGCCGGCTTCGCGTTGCGCGAGGCCGCCGCCCGCCGGTGCGTCCTCGACGCCGTACGCGCCTGGCGCCGGCCCGGCGCACCCGCGGCGACGGAGCGCGACGACGAGGAGGAGGCCGCCGCGGCGATCGACGAACTGCTCGGGCCGGCGCCGGCCGGACACCCGGGCGTACGGGTCTCCCGGACCGTCCTCGAAGGGCCGCCCGGCAAGGTGCTCCTGCACCGGTCGGCCGCCGCCGACCTGCTGGTCCTCGGGGTGCGCAGGGAACACGGCCGCCACGGGCTCCAGCTGGGCCGCGTCACCCACCGGCTGCTGCACCACGCCCTGTGCCCGGTGGCCGTCGTCCCCCAACTGCCGTGA
- a CDS encoding CBS domain-containing protein, which produces MTRVPPSAEGPVSVGRLMSAPPVTVAPDVSLAEATRRMAEAAVGSLLVVEDGTLCGIVTDRDLALRGLGEGLPLGSRVDAVMSPRVVTLDAGDEIHAAYRAFRRTGVRRLPVLDGGRPVGVLTLDDLLLDVFRRLADLLGPVAWSVLREPPGPP; this is translated from the coding sequence ATGACTCGTGTCCCGCCGTCCGCGGAAGGCCCGGTGAGCGTCGGCCGGCTGATGTCCGCGCCGCCCGTGACCGTCGCCCCGGACGTCTCCCTGGCGGAGGCCACCCGGCGGATGGCCGAGGCCGCCGTCGGTTCCCTGCTCGTCGTCGAGGACGGCACGCTGTGCGGGATCGTCACCGACCGCGATCTGGCGCTGCGCGGGCTGGGCGAGGGCCTGCCGCTGGGCAGCCGCGTCGACGCGGTGATGTCGCCGCGGGTGGTCACGCTCGACGCGGGCGACGAGATCCACGCGGCCTACCGCGCCTTCCGCCGCACCGGGGTGCGCCGGCTGCCCGTCCTGGACGGCGGGCGGCCGGTGGGCGTGCTGACGCTGGACGACCTGCTGCTGGACGTCTTCCGCCGGCTGGCCGATCTGCTCGGGCCGGTCGCCTGGAGCGTGCTGCGCGAGCCGCCCGGACCGCCGTAG
- a CDS encoding universal stress protein, translated as MDQDVSKPRVVVGVDGSPSSFEAVRWAVRYAGFVGGAVEAVAAWEVPLYGWSAPAVDMYIDEEATREQMRQELTEVLGAEKAAKVHTRVAHGNPAEVLLRAAEGAEVLVVGNRGRGGFARVMLGSVSQRVAAHAACPVVIVRTEET; from the coding sequence ATGGACCAGGACGTCTCCAAGCCCCGGGTCGTGGTGGGGGTCGACGGCTCGCCGTCCTCCTTCGAAGCGGTGCGCTGGGCCGTACGTTACGCCGGTTTCGTCGGTGGCGCCGTCGAGGCCGTCGCGGCCTGGGAAGTGCCGCTGTACGGCTGGTCCGCGCCCGCGGTGGACATGTACATCGACGAGGAGGCCACCCGAGAGCAGATGCGGCAGGAGCTGACGGAGGTCCTCGGCGCCGAGAAGGCCGCCAAGGTGCACACCCGCGTGGCGCACGGCAACCCCGCCGAGGTCCTGCTGCGGGCCGCCGAGGGCGCCGAGGTGCTGGTCGTCGGCAACCGGGGCCGGGGCGGCTTCGCCCGCGTCATGCTGGGGTCGGTCAGCCAGCGGGTGGCCGCGCACGCGGCCTGCCCGGTGGTGATCGTCCGCACCGAGGAGACCTGA
- a CDS encoding aminotransferase class IV, translating into MEVNGAEADGEDLKVLARATYAHFSSMQARGGAVRGLDLHLKRLADNTRELFGTGLDTERVRSFVRHALLARPDAASVRVTVFSRRQDAVLRGEEVAPDVAVTTGDPLPERTSPVRLRTVAYERDLAHVKHAGTFGLGLHRRRAVLAGYDDALFVDRDGRIGEASVSNIGFFDGERVIWPRAAVLPGITMQLLERGLAAKGVPSERREVHLRDLGTWAAGTPALAAFLSNSISPAVPVAGVDATALAVDPALTDLLVGCYESNPWQPV; encoded by the coding sequence GTGGAAGTCAACGGTGCCGAAGCGGACGGCGAGGACCTGAAGGTGCTCGCGCGGGCCACCTACGCGCACTTCTCGTCGATGCAGGCGCGGGGCGGGGCGGTCCGGGGACTGGATCTGCACCTGAAGCGGCTGGCGGACAATACGCGGGAGCTGTTCGGCACGGGTCTGGACACCGAGCGGGTGCGGTCCTTCGTCCGGCACGCGCTGCTCGCCCGCCCGGACGCGGCGTCGGTGCGCGTGACCGTCTTCAGCCGCCGGCAGGACGCCGTGCTGCGCGGCGAGGAGGTGGCCCCGGACGTGGCCGTGACGACCGGCGACCCGCTCCCGGAGCGGACCTCGCCCGTGCGGCTGCGGACCGTGGCGTACGAGCGGGACCTCGCGCACGTCAAGCACGCGGGGACCTTCGGACTCGGTCTCCACCGGCGCCGGGCGGTGCTCGCCGGGTACGACGACGCGCTGTTCGTCGACCGCGACGGCCGGATCGGCGAGGCCTCGGTCTCGAACATCGGTTTCTTCGACGGCGAGCGGGTGATCTGGCCCCGGGCCGCCGTGCTGCCCGGGATCACGATGCAGCTGTTGGAGCGGGGACTGGCGGCGAAGGGCGTCCCGTCCGAGCGGCGGGAGGTCCACCTGCGGGACCTCGGGACCTGGGCGGCCGGCACCCCCGCCCTCGCGGCCTTCCTCTCGAACTCCATCTCGCCGGCCGTCCCGGTCGCGGGCGTCGACGCGACGGCGCTGGCCGTCGACCCGGCACTGACCGACCTGCTCGTCGGCTGCTACGAGAGCAACCCCTGGCAGCCCGTGTAG